In the genome of Phacochoerus africanus isolate WHEZ1 chromosome 10, ROS_Pafr_v1, whole genome shotgun sequence, one region contains:
- the LOC125138106 gene encoding calmodulin-A-like: MGDWLLKFRDMNTKGGKYYKYELTSPSRASKRETGSTCRVADQLTAEQTAEVQEAFSLFDKDGDGTITTKKLGTVIRSLGQNPTEAELQGMINEGEAHGNGTTDFLEFLTMMARKVKDTDSEEEIREVFFVLDKDGNGYISAGELRHVMTNLGDKLTDEEVDEMIREADIDGDGQVNYEEFVQMLTAK, translated from the exons ATGGGCGACTGGCTACTCAAGTTCAGGGACATGAAcacaaaaggaggaaaatattacaaatatg AACTAACAAGTCCGAGCCGAGCGAGTAAGCGGGAGACCGGTAGCACTTGCAGAGTGGCTGACCAACTGACTGCAGAGCAGACTGCAGAAGTCCAAGAAGCTTTTTCACTATTTGACAAGGATGGTGATGGAACTATAACAACAAAGAAATTGGGAACTGTAATAAGGTCTCTTGGGCAGAATCCCACAGAAGCAGAGTTACAGGGCATGATTAATGAAGGAGAGGCTCATGGTAACGGCACAACTGACTTCCTGGAATTTCTGACAATGATGGCAAGAAAAGTGAAAGACACAGACAGTGAAGAAGAAATTAGAGAAGTATTCTTTGTGTTGGATAAGGATGGCAATGGCTATATTAGTGCCGGGGAGCTTCGCCATGTGATGACAAACCTTGGAGACAAGTTAACAGATGAAGAGGTTGATGAAATGATCAGGGAAGCAGATATTGATGGTGATGGTCAGGTAAACTATGAAGAGTTTGTACAAATGTTGACAGCAAAGTGA